AATTTTGCTgctactattttttttagaaacacagTATAGACGTGGACGCTTTATGTACACCAACCCCTATGAATATAGGTACGGAGTCAAAAGTTGATGACCATAAGATCAATAATACAATGGAATTGCTTTCAGAACAACACTTCAGTCTCCAATTGCTTTCAAATATTTTTAAGTATTGGTTCTGAGAATTGAAAAGTACATGCGCGCCTTCAAAAACTATACTGGCTTAAAGCCAACCTTCTCTCGTAGCTAGAGATTTTCTTCGAGGACAAATTCAAAGGGCTCATCAGTTTCCTGTGGCGTGGACTAAGGATGGAAATATTAAAGGGCAGGAAGCCAACGGATGGCCTCCACGTGTTCAGAGACACGCAAAGGAGACATTCAAAAAACATCGTTCCTGTTGTTGGAGAACGACTTCATCAGCTGCACACAAGCTGGCACAACGGTCGCACACGACGCGGTCTACGCGCACGATGCAATCCTCGCTCATCCAGGGACGAAGCCAGGAAAAATATTAGGCGGGGCTAAACACATCTTAGACGTAGAGCACCTTCTCAAGGCAACAATGGTGAAAATTTTTAGGTGGGGCTCAGGAAGGGCTCCATGGACTCACCATCAGTAAGGGGGGCTCGAGCCCGGGTTGCCCCCCTGCTAGCTTCGTCCCTGCACTCATCACCGGCCGCTCCGATAGTTCATCAGGACAGCAGTTAGATCAGTAGCCTCTCTCCAAAACCAATTGTTGTACATGTATAAATATGAGTCAAATGAATCAATACAGGCGTGGTTGATCCAATTCTTTCTTTCTCTACATGGTACTATCAGTTACCCTCCGATCCTAAACTTCAGCATCTCCTTCTTCTCTGCGCCCTGCATCCACCATGGCTTTCTCTCCGACAGAGCTGCTATTCCAGCTCCGGCCTCCCTTCTCCAGACCGTCAACATCCGCTCTCACTGTCCCGGTCCTCCTCGACGTCAACGAGTCCACTACCGCTAGTGGCGCTGCTCCTTCGTCGCCGACCACGTCCACACGCCACTGCCCTTGGAGGACGACCGCGATGCCGAGTGGCGCATGATCGACCACTGCATGGTCAATTGGCTCCACAACACCATCGCCAAGAACGTCTTCGACATCATCCACAAGCCTTATGCCTCGGCGTTCATCGTCTGGAACGACATCGAAGGTGTCCTCCGCGACAACAAACTCCAACGCGCAGTCTGCATTCGTTCTCTACACCTATATATCTTTCatactactccctctgttttgaAGTACGAGACACAGTTTAATTAACATGTTTCGGTCTCGAGTGCTGAAATTTCGCTactactatttttttattttttaaaagacCTACTACTACTTTTTAAGAAACATAGTACATATGCAGACGTTTAAATACACGCACAAAGTCGAATGTTCATGACCATAGGATCAATACTATAATGGTTCCGAGAATTGGAAAGTACATGTGCGTGCCTTCAAAAACTACATTATGCGTTTATTTCGTGATACATCCTCATTTAACTACTCGATCGCACATTCAAATACATATATAGCCTCTGCGAGACGTCGTCGATGGCGCAGCAACAATCATGGCGGCGAGCACCGGCGACCAATGCACGGCGGGAAAGGGCGGCGTAGTGGCGGCGGACCTGCAGATTAAATGGGGAGCAAGAGCCCATCATCGATTAGCCGCCACTAAAGTAGAGCAGCAGGCAAAAAATAAATCAAAGAAGGCGGAGGAGCGACGACTCACGGGCAAGTTTGGCGCCATAGGAGGGCTCCGGCAGGGTGGGGTATGACGGCGCCGGCTCCGGCTGCGTGGGGTAGGACGGCGCCGGCTGCGGATAGGTGGGGTAGGACGGCACCGGCTGCGTGGGGTAAGACGGCACCGGCTGGCAGAGGCAGCCGGTGGAGGCCACCAGCCAGAGCGCCACGGCGAGCTGCGCCACCGCCaggaggccggggcggcggcgcggcaccaaCGACACGGCCATCGATCACGCAGACACCAACACCACCCGTGCACACTAGCTAGCCGAACGGGGCTGGGCGAGCTAAGCTTGCTCCTTTGGCAGACTCCGATGATCATCCGGCCGTGCTAGCATCGTGCTATTTATATAGCACCCTCAGCCGCCATGGGACAAACGGGCTGAATGTTCGCGGCACCTTCCAGTGGCAGCAGTGGTCGTCGGTCGTCTCTGTCTCTGTATGCTTGCATTGCCTTGGCGCAATTTTTCCACGACGACCCACCATGACTATTGTTTGCATTATATAGTGTTTTTAGTAATTGGTTGGTGCATACGGCTCAATGTAACATCTTTTAGATGAGGAAAATTTGTGTTAATCTCAAATAATCACTACCGCCACTGCAAAGCACAAAGCCGTCTGCTCAGTGTTGTATGTATTGATGACCGGCAAAATGTTTCCTATTGGAAACAAATAATAAAGCAGATAGTTTGCATGTTTTTCTATCGGGATCGGATGTGGACTTCAAACGAGAACAACTTGAGCTAGCGACAGCCGGGGATCGATCTCGATCAGGTCTTCATTTCGTCATTGAGAAGAAGATCGCGCACGTAGCCAATCAAATAATTGTCGCCACCGGTAGGCAAAAATAGGAAGGGAGAATAATTGGTGCTAGCGACGACCGGCGACTGAGGCCTGGTCTTTGCACCCATAAGCAGCGCGGCCAGCCCTGCTGTCCGTTTCAGGGCTTGCACAGTGCACACTGCTGAATCCCGCTCCATCCGCCACTCTGGTTTTTACACGGCCAATCCCTGTGTGATCTCGGTGAATTTTACCTTGGAGTCCGTCTGGATCATCAAGGTGCTAGGAAATGAACTAAACTCCCACAGTAACTCCGGCACCAGCATGCGTGCTACAGCAGTTAATAATCGCGGAGAAAACGAGGAGTCTCGTTAAGAAGAAATTGCAGAAACGAGGAGACTATGGTTGACGTGATTAATGGATTGATAAGCATAATTGGTGCCCTCTGTCATGTGAAAATATAGTAGTTGCACGTTTTATTAGGCTATATAGCTGCACGTACTAAAATTTGTTGGCACTTGTAACTTGACAGGCCTGTTAGCATAGCAACTTTTGGAGGCCCCTAATTTTTGAAGACCTGGTGCAGTCGCACCTTCCGCACCGCCCTAGGGCCAGCCCTGATTATAGATAAGGTGGCGAGTTCAACTCCATTCAATTCAATCAACAAATGCACAAAAGAAATGTTTAACCCATGTGTAACTTCATGTCCCTCCTCCCTCAGCTCTGTTCCTAAATATAGCAATTTAATTTGAATCATTCCAAATTTATGGAGTTGAACAGACAAAAACCCACAAAATTTGTTGCTCATGTGGACGCCCATTATATCAGCTCTGTTCCCTCCGATCCATTTTaaattataattcgtttgactttttAGACCTCAATTGtgatcactcgtcttattcaaaaatttgtgtaaaatatcacttcttttattGTTGCTTGTCTTACTAAAAAGTTCTTCAAAAAGACTTAAATTTGACTTTATTTGCATAGTTTTTTTTACTAGAGAAAAATCCATTTGACCCCCCTGAACTTGTCACCGAATCTGAAAAACACCCCTGAACTCAAAAACTAGAAATCTTACATACCTAAACTTTCAATACCGGCCAAATTACCCCCTAGACCACGTCAAAGCTGTTTTGTTGGtagttttgctgatgtggcacatgcgggtcccacatgtcaCTGTATTTTTTTGCCACATCACCTCCTCTTCCAACCCCTCTCTCACTAATCGAGcagccccacatgtcagccctCACTAACAGGCTACATGGTCTGTGAGTCTCCCTACAGCAAGAATTCCGGAGACGGCGAGGCTGGAGTGACTCCCAAGTGAGCCTGCTGCTGCCGACCTGGCagcgccggcgctggcgccgcTGGTGTTGCGGCCGGGCTATTGGGGCAGTAGATGaagcaatcactctgagtcCAGTAGCAAGGAAATTTGGGCAGCGTTTGGCCGCAGTAACAGGTCCTCCAGTGACGACCGCTGCGACAATCTCTTGCGAAGCATAAAATCACTGTAATTTTGCTGCTCTTGTTCATGCCCTCGCCACCTGCCGATCTCACCATTTTGTCACCGTCGTCTGCAAGTGTGCGTACGTCACATACCAACATTGCGCCACATCATGGCTACTTATTTTTGTCTGATCGATTTTGAATAATAACATGATGAATGTGTGTgcttacactctgcagaggaaACGAGGCATGCCAAGAAGGCGAGGAGAATCGCCGCCTTCACCTTGCTGGCATCCATCTGAGAGGCAACCGATGAAAGCACAAGAGTCAGCACggcccctttttttttcttctaattttGACCTATATACTTGTTAAcagtacacatatatatagacaAATTTGCTGGAGCCTTATTAGACAATTTTTTATATGCAACTGCAAGCAGGCCGGCCACTGGATGTGTTTTTTGGTAGTACAATTAATTCCTGCTTAATAAGCGTGAGGACCAATAATAGTCTTCTAAGTATGGGACTCACTTTATTTGTTGTCactacccgaaacccgaacattgccgagtgccaaggggtttgccgagtgcaatttttcggacactcggcaaacaatctATTTGCCAAGTGCCATCgagaaaacactcggcaaaaaaggcactcggcaaacaaggttgtttgccgagtgcctagaggttggcactcggcaaagaggtgtttgccgagtgccaaggggtgggcactcggcaaacatcccatttctgaattttctaaaaattttaaaaatagcaaacaaagtctaaaaattatgagatttggcaAGATGTCATAATATCATATGTGTAGGTTGTGAGAAAAAGTTGAGGAGGTTTCgcacacttttgtcatgtacgTGCTTACAAACCGATACATCTCCGAAGAAAAATCATAGAGTTGAGAATGATCCGATAAGAATTGGAGTCAAATTGATGGTCGAATTGTTGTTTGAGTTCAAAACTTTTTTATAGGCAATAGATAACATAGATTGCTTAACgtgaaattttggaaatttttcaagtccatttggtatttttaaaaattttttACTTAATTTTTTTAGCCGAGTGTATTTTATTGGCATTCGGCAAAaagaggctttgccgagtgccataaaaatacactcggcaaagcgtctcggatgaattttgaattagaattttTGGAGTATTTCAAATGACCTCGGATGAAGAAACTCACAatagcaaagttgtagatctcgaaaagttaagaaactttgtagttcacaacttttttatttgaatgcatttaggatttcaaatatgtgtttgaatttctcaaatttgaaattcaaattttgcaaaTGACCTCGGATCAAAAAActtacaacatcaaagttgtagatcgcgaaaagttacggagctttgtagttgaaaagttttttatttgaatacGTTTAGGGCCTCAAACAAGTAATTTTATCACTTCTTTTATTGTTGCTTGCCTTACTAAAAAAGTTCTTCAAAAA
This window of the Panicum virgatum strain AP13 chromosome 1K, P.virgatum_v5, whole genome shotgun sequence genome carries:
- the LOC120688947 gene encoding vegetative cell wall protein gp1-like, encoding MAVSLVPRRRPGLLAVAQLAVALWLVASTGCLCQPVPSYPTQPVPSYPTYPQPAPSYPTQPEPAPSYPTLPEPSYGAKLARPPPLRRPFPPCIGRRCSPP